One Ranitomeya variabilis isolate aRanVar5 chromosome 5, aRanVar5.hap1, whole genome shotgun sequence DNA window includes the following coding sequences:
- the LOC143777012 gene encoding E3 ubiquitin/ISG15 ligase TRIM25-like: MASAGLRKELNCSICMDIYTDPVTLRCGHNFCRVCFEDVLDTEGGYGDYSCPECRVRFHKRPRLQKNITLCNVVKNFLSLQTHQEEITGICCTYCVDSPVPAVRSCLLCEASLCDKHLRVHIETATDHVLTEPSISMKNRKCSIHRKILEYYCTEDAACICVSCSLAGEHRGHRVEMLDEASEKKKKKLRNVLQKLITKRRKTEERVRSLEEQRRKAQEKTSGKAERVTALFIDIRRRVDDLEKKLLSDIKRQEEKVSLSLYDVIQKLEIKKDELSRKMRHIEELCNMTDPLTVLQEPDTGDLCDPEEEEDDEDTGGHDGGDQGAELISHISHTLSDIIRDINVTFHVQDPADILLDVNMASNNLLISDDMKTATWTLITETAERFQYYQVMSGRRFTSGRHYWDVEISRSVLWMVGMCYSSIDRRGRHSHIGDNNKSWGLYGELWYNNNQYSVIHDSKVIPLPHQISSDRVRICLDYEAGLLSFYELCDPIRHLHTFTATFSEPLHAVLYVCKGSVKISGGA, translated from the coding sequence ATGGCGTCTGCTGGTCTAAGAAAGGAGCTGAACTGCTCTATCTGTATGGACATATATACAGATCCTGTaaccctgagatgtggacacaacttctgccgggtctgtTTTGAAGATGTGCTGGATACAGAGGGCGGGTATGGAGATTATTCCTGTCCTGAATGTAGAGTAAGATTTCACAAGCGGCCTCGACTACAGAAGAACATAACGCTGTGTAATGTAGTGAAGAATTTCCTGTCTCTTCAGACACATCAGgaggagatcaccgggatctgctgcacttactgtgtggactctcctgtacctgctgttagatcctgtctgctgtgtgaggcttctctgtgtgataaacacCTGAGGGTTCACATAGAAACAGCAACAGATCACGTCCTAACAGAACCCAGCATTTCCATGAAAAACAGAAAATGTTCCATCCATAGgaagatcctggaatattactgcaccgaggacgctgcttgtatctgtgtgtcctgcagtttgGCCGGAGAACATCGGGGACACCGGGTGGAGATGCTGGATGAGGCCTctgagaaaaagaagaagaaactgAGAAATGTTCTGCAGAAACTGATCACAAAGAGAAGGAAAACTGAAGAAAGAGTCCGGAGTCTGGAGGAGCAGAGGAGAAAAGCTCAAGAAAAAACATCTGGAAAAGCCGAGAGAGTCACTGCCCTGTTTATagacatcaggagacgggtggacgacctggagaagaagCTCCTGAGTGATATCAAAAGGCAGGAAGAGAAAGTGTCACTGTCACTGTATGATGTGATCCAGaagctggaaataaagaaggacgagctgtccaggaagatgagacacattgaggagctgtgtaacatgacggatccactgactgtcttacaggaaccagacaccggtgacttgtgtgatcctgaggaggaggaagatgatgaggacacaggaggacatgatggaggtgatcagGGTGCGGAGCTGATctcacacatatcacacacattgTCTGATATAATAAGAGATATAAATGTCACCTTCCATGTACAGgatcctgcagacatattactggatgtaaatATGGCTTCTAATAATCTCCTTATATCAGACGACATGAAAACTGCGACCTGGACACTAATAacagaaacagcagagagattccagTATTATCAGGTGATGAGCGGGAGGagatttacctcaggacgacattactgggatgtggagatcAGTAGATCTGTATTGTGGATGGTGGGAATGTGTTACTCCAGTATAGACAGGAGGGGGCGCCATTCACACATTGGAGATAATAACAAGTCCTGGGGTTTATATGGAGAGCTGTGGTATAATAATAATCAGTATTCAGTGATACATGACAGTAAAGTGATCCCGTTACCTCACCAGATCTCCAGTGATAGAgtcaggatatgtctggattatgaggccgggctgttgtccttttatgagctgtgtgaccccatcagacacttacacaccttcactgccaccTTCTCCGAGCCCCTTCATGCTGTGTTATATGTATGTAAGGGTTCTGTAAAGATATCAGGAGGAGCTTAA